The Candidatus Micrarchaeia archaeon genome segment AGACCACCTGATACCCTCGAAAGAAAGGGCATTTTGCGTCGCCCGCAGCGCGTCCTGACCCTGCGCCTGGCATTGGTTAGGTTAAAGTTGCGTCTGTCAGGAGGGAAACAGGGGTTATCTCGCCGGTTTCAGCGTCCACGCTCCCATCTGCCTGGATAGGCGGCGGCGGGAACGGCGTATCATCCACAATGGCGGCATCGGCAGCGTCAGCGTTCTCATAGTTGACCGCGTTCTGCATTTCGATGGACATAATGCCCCACTTGGACAGGAGCGCCTTCAGGACGGTTTTCTGGAACATTTCGTCCCTGAATTTGGACCAGATTTCATTCCCGTGTTTGAAGGAATCAGAGAAGGTCTGCGCGTGTTTCAGCGCCTTCTCCAAGCTCCAATACAGGGTCTTGCTGAACCCGTTGACGGTCCGGATATAGGCGAAATACCCAATGACAACATCGGATGTAGGCTCTCCGGATATGTCAATATCTCCGCTGATTTTGTCGATGACCTTCAGCTCGCCCTCATAGACGTTTCCCGCGTTAATTGAAGCGTAGGCCCCTGTGCGCTGTGCAAGCTGAACGTAGCCTTTTGTCCCTATCTGAAAGACAGGGGTCATAACGCCCTTCACGCGCCGGGGAATCACCCACGCAAAGCCCAGGCTCTTTTCAATGGGCAACTTGAGGACAGCGGCCTTGACCGCTTCCTTGTACACGGCCTGCGGGTCGCATTGCTGAAGATAGGTATCAGACGAGTACAGGGTAATCAGGGAAGCGATAAAGCTCCCGGCATTTTCTTTGAGGACGCTTTCAAGCTGCTTCTTGACGCTTGCCATGCTCACGATTTCGCGCATGATGTTGGTCTTGCTCTTGGCGGCTTCAGCGGCCTTTGCGTTGGTATCCGTGGCCTGCTGAATCACGCTGGTATTCTTAAGGGGAACAGGGGCCGATTCCGGCTTCGCTTTGTTCTTGGGTTCCGAAAAGGTATTCTGATAGTTCTCTGTCATTGTGGTAACCTCTTTCTTTTATTTAATCAGTTGTACATTTGCGGGGTAGGCTTCCAGCAGGTCCTTCGCGCCTTGCATGAACACATCGAGGATGACTTTGGCATCGTGGTTCAGGTCATGAGGGTTAACAAAAACCCACATACGCCCATCAGCCTGGTCGAAAACCGGCTTAACCTTTGCCACAGATTCAAGCGCGTTGGCGCAGGTGAT includes the following:
- a CDS encoding ribosomal-processing cysteine protease Prp, which encodes MTTIQALTIDGQYSGFDVVGHAGAGTIGNDLVCAAVSFLAITCANALESVAKVKPVFDQADGRMWVFVNPHDLNHDAKVILDVFMQGAKDLLEAYPANVQLIK
- a CDS encoding recombinase RecT — encoded protein: MTENYQNTFSEPKNKAKPESAPVPLKNTSVIQQATDTNAKAAEAAKSKTNIMREIVSMASVKKQLESVLKENAGSFIASLITLYSSDTYLQQCDPQAVYKEAVKAAVLKLPIEKSLGFAWVIPRRVKGVMTPVFQIGTKGYVQLAQRTGAYASINAGNVYEGELKVIDKISGDIDISGEPTSDVVIGYFAYIRTVNGFSKTLYWSLEKALKHAQTFSDSFKHGNEIWSKFRDEMFQKTVLKALLSKWGIMSIEMQNAVNYENADAADAAIVDDTPFPPPPIQADGSVDAETGEITPVSLLTDATLT